Proteins found in one Anaerolineales bacterium genomic segment:
- a CDS encoding helix-turn-helix transcriptional regulator, whose product MADPLPNLVSELRGGTFVLAALSRLEEEQYGYALSQQLADQGMEIDQGTLYPLLRRLEKQGLLESRWSTEGSQPRRYYKLSRQGREALRTLTAQWRSLSAALNRLTKKDA is encoded by the coding sequence ATGGCTGACCCCCTCCCCAACTTGGTTTCGGAACTGCGCGGTGGCACGTTCGTCTTGGCCGCGCTCAGCCGGCTTGAAGAAGAGCAATACGGATACGCCCTCTCTCAGCAACTGGCCGATCAAGGAATGGAGATCGACCAGGGAACGCTATACCCGCTCTTGCGCCGCCTCGAAAAGCAGGGCTTGCTGGAGAGCCGCTGGTCGACGGAGGGCTCCCAGCCGCGCCGCTACTACAAACTCAGCCGCCAAGGGCGGGAAGCCCTGCGCACGTTGACCGCCCAATGGCGCTCGCTTTCCGCCGCGCTGAACCGCCTGACAAAAAAGGACGCCTAA